DNA from Massilia antarctica:
CCAGCGACAATCCGCGCAGCGAAGAGCCGGCCGCCATCATCGCCCAGATCGTCGCGGGCATGGACACGGCCCATCCGACGTCGCGCTTCCAGGCGATCGAAGACCGCGCCGCCGCGATCCTGTCGGCCATCAAGCATGCGGCCAAGCCGGACGTGATCCTGCTGGCCGGTAAAGGCCACGAGCCATACCAGGAAATCAAGGGCCGCAAGATGCCGTTTTCCGATGCCGACCACGCCGCGCTGGCGCTGGCCGCGCGCGTGACCATGATGAGGACTAACTGATGCGCGGCACGCTCGCACAACTGGTCGCGGCCATTCCTGGCGCGCGCATGACGGCCGACGCTTCTTTCGACAGCGTGTCGACCGACAGCCGCAGCGCCGGCGCCGGCGCGCTGTTCGTCGCCCTGCGCGGCGAGACCTTCGACGCCCACGATTTCCTGGCGCAGGTGGCCGCTGCCGGCGCCGTTGCCGTGGTGGTGGACAGCCTGCCGCAAGGCTGGACCTTGCCGGCCATCGTGGTGCCCGACACGCTCGTGGCCTTGGGCCGCATCGCCCATCACTGGCGCGCGCAGTTCGACCTTCCCGTGATCGGCGTCACCGGCAGCAACGGCAAGACCACGGTCAAGGAAATGATCGCCGCGATCCTGGCGGCCGGCCTGTCGGAGGAAACGCGCCTGGCCACGCGCGGCAACCTGAATAACGAAATCGGCGTGCCGCTCACCTTGATGCGCTTGAGCGCCGCGCACAAGGCGGCCGTGATCGAACTGGGGATGAACCACCCGGGCGAAATCGCGCGCCTGGCCGCCATCGCCGCGCCGACCATTGGCCTGGTCAACAACGCCCAGCGCGAACACCAGGAATTCATGCACACCGTCGAAGCGGTCGCGCGCGAAAACGGCGCCGTGCTGGCCGGTCTGGCGCAAGACGGCGTGGCCGTGTTCCCGGGCGACGACGAATACACGCCGCTGTGGCAGGGCATTAGCGCCGGCCGCCGCACGATCACTTTTGGCCTGGACGCCGCATCGAACGTGAGCTGCGTGCAGCGCGCCGCCGATTTCGGCAGCGAACTCGATGTGACTGTGCGCATTGACGGCGCGCCGCTGCGCACTTTCAACGTCAAGCTGGCCGCGGCCGGCCTGCACAATGTGCGCAACGCGCTCGCGGCGATCGCCT
Protein-coding regions in this window:
- a CDS encoding UDP-N-acetylmuramoyl-tripeptide--D-alanyl-D-alanine ligase, yielding MRGTLAQLVAAIPGARMTADASFDSVSTDSRSAGAGALFVALRGETFDAHDFLAQVAAAGAVAVVVDSLPQGWTLPAIVVPDTLVALGRIAHHWRAQFDLPVIGVTGSNGKTTVKEMIAAILAAGLSEETRLATRGNLNNEIGVPLTLMRLSAAHKAAVIELGMNHPGEIARLAAIAAPTIGLVNNAQREHQEFMHTVEAVARENGAVLAGLAQDGVAVFPGDDEYTPLWQGISAGRRTITFGLDAASNVSCVQRAADFGSELDVTVRIDGAPLRTFNVKLAAAGLHNVRNALAAIACTMAAGVAPDVVARGLAAFEPVSGRLQRKQAACGATVIDDTYNANPDSVRAAIDVLAQAGQPRILVLGDMGEVGTQGREFHEEIGAYAAARGVDTVLVTGELTRHMAASGARHYTQFDELLAALDTQLGGTSDATVLVKGSRFMKMERVVAHLVGSHNTSKEAH